A stretch of Imperialibacter roseus DNA encodes these proteins:
- a CDS encoding arginine deiminase family protein, producing the protein MVTSDIDILRKVIVHRPDQGIEWVTPFNKAELLYDDIVFLPKMQEEHSLLTGVLSFFAGEENVLEFTDLLTDILTNAKLRSQLLDEVFKLESLPPDTQLTLQQLLPKNLAKALISGYKAGGSVLLNPVPNLIFTRDIGAVVNNYVITCQAEKMPRKRENILTWFITHYHPVFVKVGYKYLDLCISSDHLATTLSNRAETIEGGDIIHLSPSHLLIGCSERTNMVALWRIREQLREHKVVEKFTIVDIPKEEYCMHIDTIFSKVNTHDYVLYEHVLQDPTQISIESFDLQGNTSQRFDTIKDLILAEDADARFVSCGNGEHPFDQREQWSSACNFVAVRPGVAVTYRRNTKTIEGFQQLGYTVIPAEQFLQQAAEGKIEKEKIQNTIITIPAGELSRGSGGPHCLTFPIERG; encoded by the coding sequence ATGGTTACTTCAGATATCGACATACTAAGAAAGGTAATAGTTCATCGCCCTGATCAGGGAATAGAATGGGTAACTCCCTTCAACAAGGCCGAGCTCTTGTACGATGACATTGTTTTTTTACCCAAAATGCAGGAGGAGCATAGCTTGTTGACAGGCGTGCTTTCTTTTTTTGCCGGGGAGGAAAATGTGCTGGAGTTTACCGATCTTCTGACAGATATTTTGACCAATGCAAAGCTAAGGTCGCAGTTGCTCGATGAAGTATTTAAGCTGGAGAGCTTGCCGCCCGATACACAGCTGACGTTGCAGCAGCTCTTACCTAAGAACCTCGCCAAGGCCCTGATTAGCGGCTATAAGGCAGGCGGAAGTGTTCTGCTCAACCCCGTGCCTAACCTCATTTTCACCAGGGACATAGGGGCGGTAGTGAACAATTATGTGATCACTTGTCAGGCTGAAAAAATGCCTCGCAAAAGAGAAAATATACTTACCTGGTTTATCACACATTACCACCCGGTGTTTGTAAAAGTGGGTTACAAATATCTTGACTTGTGCATTTCGTCGGATCATCTGGCTACTACACTTTCTAACAGGGCGGAGACGATTGAAGGAGGTGATATTATTCATTTGAGCCCATCACACTTGCTTATTGGCTGCAGCGAAAGAACTAATATGGTGGCACTTTGGAGAATCAGAGAGCAGCTGCGTGAGCACAAGGTGGTGGAGAAGTTCACCATTGTAGATATTCCCAAGGAAGAATATTGCATGCACATCGATACTATTTTCTCCAAGGTGAATACTCATGACTATGTGTTATATGAGCATGTGCTGCAGGATCCCACCCAGATCAGCATAGAAAGCTTCGATTTGCAGGGGAACACTTCGCAGAGATTTGATACCATCAAGGATTTGATACTGGCCGAAGACGCCGACGCAAGATTTGTGTCGTGTGGCAATGGGGAGCATCCGTTCGACCAGCGGGAGCAATGGAGCAGCGCCTGCAATTTTGTGGCTGTAAGGCCTGGTGTGGCAGTTACTTACCGCCGGAATACCAAAACCATCGAAGGCTTTCAGCAGCTTGGATATACTGTTATCCCTGCTGAGCAATTTCTTCAGCAGGCCGCCGAAGGCAAAATTGAAAAAGAGAAGATTCAAAACACCATCATCACCATTCCAGCGGGTGAGCTTAGTCGTGGCAGCGGGGGCCCGCATTGCCTCACTTTTCCGATAGAGCGGGGTTAG
- a CDS encoding response regulator — MSRFLFFVGVLTTFISFSLHADAEKPTATKGTLDLRGWDFLRDGPIKLDGEWGFYWEELLVPEGAELAKKPPHYFQFPRIWNNAEVDGIELSRAGYATYSLTVLLPKDHPPLLMWVEDFFTSYQLFINGEVFSKNGIVGKTKEESQPQAYPKTKPLREKADTLHLVLQVSNFVHRKGGSSQSITLGEEMQLARAKEVELAYDWILAGAMFMGGFFFFGLYLFGRHDKPMLYFALFCLVYAYRNIGSDIYAINSVWEMPFSLLLRLEHLSVFMGLYFFTRYIVSLYPEEIYKPIFSVFFWVTLGISFLTAVGPILLFTSILPYYLYVLLLAICYGIYIVVMAVIHKRPAAVYALVAKLIVFAIVGYNVLVYFDLTPRIVLFNFIAHILFFFCQGLILSFRFAQNLKEAKEQAEKASRARTEFLSTMSHEMRTPLNAVLGMTNFLIGDKPKQTQKESLNTLKFSAERLMNLITELLDFSKIDSGQIDFSTEKISLKEFLQSVYTSFEKTAKQKRLDFQLQIGEDIPDHILCDKARLSQVLVNLLDNAFKFTPSGFVHLKVSLEEKESDSVKLLFEMIDSGIGIKESQSEMIFESFSQGNASTTREYGGTGLGLSIIRRLLRLQGSDIQFVSTPGEGSRFYFSQWFGLVKTAEKSPAPVAPKVIDRNIVERKKILVVEDNKVNVLVIKKFLQKWGANIEIAGNGQIAVEKHAATPFDIILMDLQMPVMDGYKATEKIRETDAKTPIIAITAAIPSDIRDQIFTVGMNDIVTKPFVPEDLHEKLIKYLSLAS; from the coding sequence ATGTCGAGATTTTTATTTTTTGTTGGAGTCCTCACCACTTTTATTTCATTTTCCCTGCACGCAGATGCTGAAAAACCAACAGCAACGAAGGGGACATTGGACTTGAGGGGCTGGGATTTTTTGCGGGATGGCCCAATAAAGCTGGATGGAGAATGGGGCTTTTACTGGGAAGAATTGCTTGTACCAGAAGGTGCTGAATTAGCCAAAAAACCTCCTCACTACTTTCAGTTTCCCAGGATTTGGAACAATGCGGAGGTAGACGGTATCGAACTAAGCAGAGCAGGTTACGCCACCTACTCTCTTACTGTTCTTTTGCCCAAAGACCATCCACCCTTGCTCATGTGGGTAGAAGACTTTTTCACCAGCTACCAGCTATTCATCAACGGCGAGGTGTTTTCAAAAAACGGCATTGTTGGAAAAACCAAAGAAGAATCGCAACCTCAGGCTTATCCAAAAACAAAGCCGCTGAGAGAAAAGGCAGATACACTTCACCTGGTGCTTCAAGTCTCCAATTTTGTTCATCGAAAAGGCGGAAGCTCTCAAAGCATTACCCTTGGGGAGGAAATGCAATTGGCCCGAGCCAAAGAAGTCGAGCTGGCTTACGACTGGATTCTGGCAGGTGCCATGTTTATGGGGGGCTTTTTCTTCTTTGGTCTATACCTGTTTGGGCGGCACGACAAGCCCATGCTTTACTTTGCCCTGTTTTGCCTGGTATACGCCTACAGAAATATCGGCTCGGATATCTATGCTATCAACTCAGTATGGGAGATGCCGTTTTCGCTATTGCTAAGGCTCGAACACCTCAGTGTATTTATGGGTCTTTATTTCTTTACCCGTTACATCGTCAGCCTGTATCCCGAAGAAATATACAAGCCCATTTTTTCAGTCTTTTTTTGGGTCACTTTGGGGATCAGCTTCCTGACTGCCGTGGGGCCGATATTACTGTTTACTTCTATCCTTCCCTACTATCTCTATGTTCTTCTGCTGGCTATTTGCTACGGGATATACATAGTGGTGATGGCTGTCATTCACAAAAGGCCGGCAGCTGTGTATGCACTTGTGGCAAAACTGATCGTTTTTGCAATTGTGGGCTATAATGTACTGGTGTATTTTGACCTGACACCAAGAATTGTCCTGTTTAATTTCATTGCCCACATCCTCTTCTTCTTTTGTCAGGGCCTTATCCTGTCATTTCGGTTTGCGCAAAACCTTAAGGAAGCCAAAGAGCAAGCGGAAAAGGCCTCCAGAGCCCGTACTGAGTTCCTTTCGACCATGTCTCACGAAATGAGAACCCCATTGAATGCTGTGTTGGGCATGACCAACTTTTTGATCGGGGACAAGCCGAAGCAGACACAAAAGGAAAGCCTGAATACACTTAAGTTTTCAGCGGAGCGACTCATGAACCTGATCACCGAGTTGCTTGATTTTAGCAAAATAGATTCTGGCCAAATCGACTTTTCTACGGAAAAAATATCTCTTAAAGAATTCCTTCAATCGGTTTACACCTCCTTTGAAAAAACTGCTAAACAGAAGCGGCTGGACTTTCAACTTCAAATAGGCGAGGATATCCCCGACCACATTCTATGCGACAAAGCCCGGCTGTCGCAGGTGTTGGTCAACCTTTTAGACAATGCGTTTAAGTTTACCCCGTCGGGCTTTGTCCATCTTAAGGTTTCGCTGGAGGAAAAAGAAAGCGACAGCGTCAAGTTGCTATTTGAGATGATTGATAGTGGCATTGGCATAAAAGAGAGTCAGAGTGAAATGATTTTTGAAAGCTTTTCGCAGGGCAACGCTTCCACCACCCGGGAGTACGGAGGAACAGGGCTTGGCCTCAGCATCATCAGGCGGCTGCTGAGGCTCCAAGGCTCCGATATTCAGTTTGTTAGCACACCTGGCGAAGGTTCCCGCTTCTACTTCAGCCAATGGTTTGGCCTGGTGAAAACGGCAGAAAAATCCCCCGCCCCCGTGGCTCCAAAGGTGATCGACAGAAACATTGTGGAGCGCAAAAAAATATTAGTGGTGGAAGACAACAAGGTGAATGTGCTGGTCATCAAAAAATTTCTGCAAAAGTGGGGAGCCAACATAGAAATTGCTGGCAATGGCCAGATAGCCGTTGAAAAACACGCAGCCACGCCTTTTGATATTATCCTGATGGATCTTCAGATGCCAGTTATGGATGGTTACAAGGCCACCGAAAAAATCAGGGAAACAGATGCGAAAACGCCCATTATCGCCATTACCGCCGCCATCCCCTCAGACATCCGGGATCAGATTTTTACTGTTGGCATGAACGACATTGTCACCAAGCCATTTGTGCCTGAGGACCTCCATGAGAAGCTCATCAAGTACTTATCGCTGGCGAGTTAA